One Rosa chinensis cultivar Old Blush chromosome 5, RchiOBHm-V2, whole genome shotgun sequence genomic region harbors:
- the LOC112163873 gene encoding uncharacterized protein LOC112163873 → MNEKKTRSVRGQGVVDSSFSLAAPPIALLFWVSIGSVLPYFSSMIQVGSQLSQEIVQREMQDNFPQIWRSLFSFSIPKQWKLCCLPSNLLNMHSIQYLLRVYETRMELLRAVIVGAGYYFVIASGC, encoded by the exons ATGAATGAGAAGAAGACAAGAAGCGTGAGAG GTCAAGGAGTTGTTGATTCAAGCTTTTCTCTGGCTGCACCACCAATTGCTCTGTTATTCTGGGTTTCAATTGGGTCTGTGCTACCATATTTTAGTTCCATGATTCAAGTTGGGTCTCAACTTTCACAAG AGATTGTGCAAAGGGAAATGCAGGACAATTTTCCTCAGATATG GAGgtctcttttctccttttcaATACCTAAGCAGTGGAAACTCTGTTGCCTACCTTCAAATCTGCTAAATATGCATAGT ATACAGTATTTGTTAAGAGTCTATGAGACAAGGATGGAACTTTTGAGAGCTGTAATTGTTGGAGCTGGGTACTATTTTGTCATCGCTAGCGGTTGCTAg